In Desulfovibrio sp. 86, the following proteins share a genomic window:
- a CDS encoding rod shape-determining protein encodes MSKILDFALGMFSNDLAIDLGTANTCVYVKGHGIVLREPSVVAVKKDARGNNVVLAVGQDAKRMLGRTPGNIWAIRPMKDGVIADFEVTEAMLRHFIAKVHNSRRLVRPRIMICVPTGITQVEKRAVKESAQSAGAREVYLIEEPMAAAIGADLPIQEPTSNMVVDIGGGTTEVAVISLSGIVYSRSVRVGGDKMDEAIMTHVKRKYNMLIGESSAEEIKIKIASAYPLDPEQQIEVKGRDLVTGIPQNIIITSEEVRKAISEQVDSIVQAVRIALEQTPPELAADIVDRGIVLTGGGALLKGLDQLLREETSLPITVVDDPLSTVVVGTGRAMDNLHILKEVCID; translated from the coding sequence ATGTCCAAAATTCTGGATTTCGCATTAGGCATGTTTTCCAATGACCTGGCCATCGACCTTGGCACGGCCAATACCTGCGTCTACGTCAAGGGACACGGTATCGTGCTGCGTGAGCCGTCGGTGGTGGCCGTCAAAAAAGATGCGCGGGGCAACAACGTGGTTCTGGCCGTCGGTCAGGACGCCAAGCGCATGCTCGGCAGAACGCCCGGCAACATCTGGGCCATCCGCCCCATGAAGGACGGCGTCATTGCCGACTTTGAAGTGACCGAAGCCATGTTGCGCCACTTCATCGCCAAGGTACACAACTCGCGCCGCCTGGTGCGCCCGCGTATCATGATATGCGTGCCCACGGGCATCACCCAGGTTGAAAAACGCGCGGTGAAAGAATCGGCCCAGTCAGCCGGCGCGCGTGAAGTATACCTCATCGAGGAGCCCATGGCCGCAGCCATCGGCGCGGATCTGCCCATTCAGGAACCTACCTCCAACATGGTGGTGGATATCGGCGGCGGCACCACTGAAGTGGCGGTCATCTCCCTTTCGGGCATCGTGTATTCGCGCTCGGTTCGCGTTGGCGGCGACAAGATGGACGAAGCCATCATGACGCACGTCAAGCGCAAGTATAACATGCTCATCGGCGAATCTTCGGCTGAAGAAATCAAGATCAAGATCGCCTCGGCCTATCCGCTTGATCCGGAACAGCAGATTGAGGTCAAGGGCCGCGACCTTGTGACGGGCATTCCCCAGAATATCATCATCACCTCGGAGGAAGTGCGCAAGGCCATTTCCGAACAGGTGGACAGCATAGTGCAGGCCGTGCGCATCGCCCTGGAACAGACGCCGCCCGAACTGGCGGCCGACATTGTGGACAGGGGCATCGTGCTTACGGGCGGCGGCGCGCTGCTCAAGGGCCTGGACCAGCTTTTGCGCGAAGAAACCTCCCTGCCCATCACTGTTGTGGACGACCCCCTGTCCACCGTTGTTGTGGGCACGGGCCGGGCTATGGACAACCTGCATATTCTTAAAGAAGTGTGCATCGACTGA
- the mreC gene encoding rod shape-determining protein MreC gives MTLRRILILAGIMLILFLAMYSWNQRTRALDDLAAEIGLELAGAVLKPLRSLQDSGQDMWDRYFDLVAVREENEDLKQRVNELEARLLANGEDMAELKRLRALIQLPVDQSWRPLGARVLAGRMGPNAVLDSITISRGYSTGGRPGTPIVTHQGLVGRVLKASAHSAIALLLTDPGSRIAVFSQESRAPGILTGHGTGQPMEVNFVQRAARVHEGEILITSGLDGKYPKGIPVARVLSVAPSDYTQFMAIKAEPLVDLHHLEEVLLLEPTGIAPPPDLGAPPKEIHGPPAPVRPGS, from the coding sequence GTGACCCTGCGGCGTATTCTCATTCTTGCGGGCATCATGCTCATCCTTTTTCTGGCCATGTATTCCTGGAATCAACGCACGCGCGCGCTGGACGACCTCGCTGCGGAAATCGGCCTTGAACTGGCCGGAGCCGTGCTCAAGCCCCTGCGCAGCCTCCAGGATTCCGGTCAGGACATGTGGGATCGCTATTTTGACCTCGTGGCCGTTCGTGAAGAAAACGAGGACCTCAAGCAACGCGTCAACGAGCTTGAGGCCAGGCTGCTGGCCAACGGCGAAGACATGGCTGAACTCAAGCGTTTGCGCGCCCTCATCCAGCTGCCGGTGGACCAGAGCTGGCGTCCCCTCGGCGCGCGGGTGCTGGCCGGGCGCATGGGCCCCAACGCCGTGCTTGACAGCATCACCATCAGCCGTGGCTACAGCACGGGCGGCCGCCCCGGCACGCCCATCGTCACCCATCAGGGCCTTGTGGGCCGCGTGCTCAAGGCCAGCGCCCACAGCGCCATTGCCCTGCTGCTCACGGATCCGGGCAGCCGCATCGCCGTATTTTCGCAAGAAAGCCGCGCCCCCGGCATCCTTACCGGGCACGGCACCGGCCAGCCGATGGAAGTGAATTTCGTGCAGCGCGCCGCCAGGGTGCACGAAGGGGAAATTCTCATCACCTCCGGGCTGGACGGCAAGTACCCCAAGGGCATACCCGTGGCCAGGGTGCTCAGCGTCGCCCCCTCTGACTACACCCAGTTCATGGCCATCAAGGCCGAACCGCTGGTGGATCTGCACCATCTGGAAGAAGTGCTGCTGCTGGAGCCCACAGGCATAGCGCCGCCTCCGGATCTGGGCGCGCCGCCCAAAGAAATTCACGGGCCTCCCGCGCCCGTTCGCCCCGGCTCATGA
- the mrdA gene encoding penicillin-binding protein 2 — MFRKAKKSLLGAKDKHASKGIRSWLKIQVESEGYQPPRGGVILLQVLVGLLFFVFVVRFWYLQMHRGAEFAQQAQNNRLRIERIFAPRGRIMDDQGKVLADNRTAYGLSLVREDCPDIPATLAQISAWSGIPLPQIWDKFRQDRFKVKSFEPLLMITDIDFDLVARIESEIYAWPGLEIVVRTKRSYPEKDLFAHVLGYVAEANEQEMAADSALAMGDLVGKQGLELELEKQLRGRKGLYDVEVDAHSRVLGKLLREEPRGGKEIRLSLDRDLQEAAWNALGGEAGCVVVMEPNTGKLRALVTSPAYDNNLFAAGISQRDWDALRTNSRFPLQNRVIQSVYPPGSVWKLVVAAMLLERGVNPRETVNCSGQVTLGNQIFRCWKRGGHGAQDMQNAIINSCDVYFYQMGERMGIDKLEEFAKASGFGRPTGIDLPHEKSGLVPSKDWKRRRFGRPWVRGETYNVSIGQGYTLVTPVQMAVFVSGLLNGGDLLKPQLLDDAPREIKGHIPAKPSTLNFVVEAMRKTAANGTARVVGRKDADMGGKTGTAQVVKLKMAANDRRLRTHEMEYAQRDHAWVTTWGVKDGKSYVVVVMVEHGGGGSSVAGPVAKKVYDHLFGPDPNAPAAPVIQAPASPGERAD, encoded by the coding sequence ATGTTTCGGAAAGCTAAGAAGAGCCTGCTCGGCGCAAAAGATAAGCACGCCAGCAAGGGCATACGCTCCTGGCTGAAAATCCAGGTTGAAAGCGAAGGCTACCAGCCCCCGCGCGGCGGGGTCATCCTGCTTCAGGTGCTGGTTGGCCTGCTGTTTTTTGTTTTTGTGGTGCGCTTCTGGTACCTGCAGATGCACCGTGGGGCAGAGTTTGCGCAGCAGGCGCAGAACAACCGCCTGCGCATCGAGCGCATCTTCGCCCCGCGCGGCCGCATCATGGACGATCAGGGCAAAGTGCTGGCCGACAACCGCACGGCCTACGGCCTTTCGCTGGTGCGCGAAGACTGCCCCGACATCCCGGCGACCCTGGCCCAGATCAGCGCGTGGTCGGGCATTCCCCTGCCGCAGATATGGGACAAGTTCCGTCAGGACAGGTTCAAGGTCAAATCATTTGAACCTCTCCTGATGATTACAGATATCGATTTCGACCTGGTGGCGCGCATCGAATCGGAAATCTATGCGTGGCCCGGCCTTGAAATCGTGGTGCGCACCAAGCGCAGCTACCCTGAAAAAGATCTCTTTGCGCACGTGCTCGGCTACGTGGCCGAAGCCAACGAGCAGGAAATGGCCGCAGACAGCGCCCTTGCCATGGGCGACCTCGTGGGCAAGCAGGGCCTGGAACTGGAGCTGGAAAAGCAGTTGCGTGGCCGCAAGGGCCTCTACGACGTTGAGGTGGACGCCCACTCCCGCGTGCTGGGCAAGCTTTTGCGTGAAGAACCCCGTGGCGGCAAGGAAATACGCCTCTCGCTGGACAGGGATCTTCAGGAGGCCGCCTGGAACGCCCTTGGCGGCGAGGCTGGCTGCGTGGTGGTTATGGAGCCGAACACGGGCAAGCTGCGCGCGCTCGTCACCTCGCCCGCCTATGACAACAATCTTTTTGCGGCGGGCATTTCCCAGCGCGACTGGGACGCCCTGCGCACCAACAGCCGGTTTCCCTTGCAAAACCGCGTCATCCAGAGCGTGTACCCGCCCGGCTCGGTGTGGAAGCTGGTCGTGGCCGCCATGCTGCTGGAGCGCGGCGTCAACCCGCGTGAAACCGTGAACTGCTCCGGGCAGGTCACGCTGGGCAACCAGATATTCCGCTGCTGGAAGCGTGGCGGCCATGGCGCGCAGGACATGCAGAACGCCATAATCAATTCCTGCGACGTCTATTTTTACCAGATGGGCGAGCGCATGGGCATTGACAAGCTGGAGGAATTTGCCAAGGCCAGCGGCTTCGGCCGCCCCACCGGCATTGACCTGCCGCACGAAAAATCCGGTCTTGTGCCCTCCAAGGACTGGAAGCGCCGCCGCTTCGGCCGCCCCTGGGTGCGCGGCGAGACTTACAACGTCTCCATCGGCCAGGGCTACACCCTGGTTACGCCCGTGCAGATGGCCGTGTTTGTGTCGGGCCTGCTCAACGGCGGCGACCTGCTCAAGCCCCAGTTGCTGGATGACGCGCCACGCGAAATCAAGGGGCACATCCCCGCCAAGCCCTCCACCCTCAACTTTGTGGTGGAAGCCATGCGCAAAACGGCCGCCAACGGCACGGCCAGGGTGGTGGGCCGCAAGGACGCCGACATGGGCGGCAAAACGGGCACGGCCCAGGTGGTCAAACTCAAGATGGCCGCCAACGACCGCCGCCTGCGCACCCACGAAATGGAATACGCCCAGCGCGATCACGCCTGGGTCACCACATGGGGCGTCAAGGACGGCAAATCCTATGTGGTGGTGGTCATGGTCGAGCACGGCGGCGGTGGTTCCAGCGTGGCTGGCCCCGTAGCGAAAAAAGTCTACGATCACCTTTTTGGTCCCGACCCCAACGCTCCGGCGGCTCCTGTGATTCAGGCCCCGGCGAGCCCCGGGGAACGGGCCGACTAG